One Thermodesulfobacteriota bacterium DNA segment encodes these proteins:
- a CDS encoding toll/interleukin-1 receptor domain-containing protein: MNSHGKPKAFLCHSSDDHELVLRLGKDLRFNGIDTWVDEWEIKPGDSLRRKIDEGIGNADYFLAILTKSSLGSEWVATELDAALVMKISGECTLVPIPIGIPDNEVPTTLRGLLYVRLDDYEEGVRKLVGLCHGVSEKPPLGEIPSWAQRTVNLSSLRLSPHAEKLAVLLNEKSINGIKYEPRITPKEIIDELGLNETEIALAASELEELGWVHLTTSITMGEIGFIYISPLPSLFIETDSYIKGWNPYDDAVSLASALVNTGHSSINIKQVDDILGWGPRRINPALYILDLKGVINTSKTLDSTYAFPAVIITPRTKLFVSQRI; this comes from the coding sequence TTGAATTCTCACGGAAAACCTAAAGCATTTCTGTGTCATTCTTCAGATGACCACGAACTTGTATTGAGACTAGGGAAAGACCTGCGTTTTAATGGGATTGATACATGGGTCGATGAATGGGAAATAAAGCCAGGTGACAGTTTAAGGAGGAAAATCGATGAAGGGATAGGAAATGCTGACTACTTTTTAGCGATTCTCACGAAGAGCAGTCTTGGTTCAGAGTGGGTGGCTACCGAGCTTGATGCAGCATTAGTTATGAAAATATCTGGTGAATGCACATTAGTTCCTATCCCCATTGGCATTCCGGATAATGAGGTACCCACAACACTTAGAGGTCTTCTTTATGTACGTCTTGATGATTATGAGGAAGGTGTTAGAAAGTTAGTAGGATTGTGTCACGGAGTTTCTGAAAAGCCCCCACTAGGTGAAATACCATCTTGGGCACAGAGAACTGTAAATCTTTCTTCTTTGAGGCTGTCACCTCATGCCGAGAAATTGGCTGTTCTACTGAATGAAAAATCAATTAATGGTATTAAGTATGAACCTCGAATTACCCCAAAAGAAATAATTGATGAATTAGGCTTAAATGAAACTGAGATCGCGCTTGCAGCTAGTGAATTAGAAGAACTTGGCTGGGTTCATTTAACAACATCTATAACAATGGGGGAAATTGGTTTTATATATATTTCTCCACTTCCCTCATTATTTATAGAAACTGACTCATACATAAAGGGGTGGAATCCATACGATGATGCAGTTTCTCTTGCATCTGCTTTGGTCAATACCGGCCACAGTTCAATTAATATAAAACAGGTAGACGATATTCTTGGATGGGGACCAAGGAGAATAAATCCAGCATTATATATATTAGATTTAAAAGGTGTTATCAACACCTCAAAAACTCTGGACTCAACCTACGCCTTTCCAGCTGTAATAATTACGCCGAGGACTAAACTATTTGTCAGTCAAAGGATATAG
- a CDS encoding alkaline phosphatase family protein: MSDINLIETIVIVMMENRSFDNMLGHLSCQKYDNRTEVDGLRCPLKKEEYENIFEGLQYYPFEMQDRILPSDLPHDRDEITVQIAHSLVKGTYAMSGFVRAYYELTPVNRIEHPEPMGFYPPDQVPITNFLANNFAVCDRWFSPLPTSTVPNRLMSLSGESRVDFTGLFPKEGRIILDWLNDHSIRWRVYHAGLSFFTLLGRFTQVFGLNFRRVENLESDVRLESSEDFPQVIIIEPSYYDALHFGADIPNDNHAPLAVGYGEVLLRQIYQALTSNPERWKRTVMILTYDEHGGFFDHVPPLPIPYSPPNKEYIPFESTGVRVPSIVISPFVAPRTVYKNNLDHTSILQFIAERFAPEDNGYSEAVNKRRDRGINSVSQVLNLDTPRTDIPDVPITEIHLPSVIDLEEIGGKRGHMQAAFEEVSSIMVEKWPSNTERIYPELYRGLLARRG; the protein is encoded by the coding sequence GTGTCTGATATAAATCTCATAGAAACAATTGTAATTGTGATGATGGAAAACAGGTCATTCGATAATATGCTTGGCCATCTGAGTTGTCAAAAGTATGATAACAGAACAGAGGTGGATGGACTCCGCTGTCCATTAAAAAAAGAGGAATATGAAAACATATTCGAGGGGTTGCAATATTATCCTTTTGAAATGCAAGACCGAATTCTACCGAGTGATCTCCCGCATGATCGAGATGAAATTACGGTCCAAATCGCTCACTCTCTCGTAAAAGGTACCTATGCTATGAGTGGATTTGTAAGAGCGTACTATGAGCTTACGCCAGTGAATAGAATAGAACATCCTGAACCGATGGGTTTCTACCCACCGGATCAAGTACCAATAACTAACTTTCTAGCTAATAATTTCGCTGTTTGCGATCGATGGTTTTCACCACTTCCCACAAGCACTGTTCCCAATAGATTAATGTCTTTAAGCGGTGAAAGTAGGGTTGATTTTACGGGTCTTTTCCCAAAAGAAGGACGGATAATATTAGACTGGCTCAATGATCATAGTATTCGTTGGAGAGTCTATCATGCTGGACTTTCGTTTTTTACATTGCTTGGGAGGTTCACTCAGGTGTTTGGCTTAAACTTTCGAAGAGTTGAGAATTTAGAAAGCGACGTGAGATTAGAGTCATCAGAGGACTTTCCTCAAGTTATTATAATCGAACCGTCGTATTATGATGCTCTACATTTTGGTGCTGACATTCCTAATGATAACCATGCACCGTTGGCTGTGGGCTATGGGGAAGTATTATTACGTCAAATCTATCAGGCTCTAACAAGCAATCCTGAAAGGTGGAAGAGGACCGTTATGATATTGACTTACGATGAACATGGCGGATTCTTTGATCATGTGCCTCCATTACCAATACCATATAGTCCACCAAACAAGGAATATATTCCCTTTGAATCTACTGGCGTTAGGGTACCTTCAATAGTTATTTCTCCTTTTGTTGCTCCACGAACCGTGTATAAAAACAATCTAGATCATACATCTATCCTTCAGTTTATTGCAGAGCGGTTTGCACCGGAGGACAATGGGTATTCCGAAGCTGTTAATAAACGGAGAGATCGGGGTATAAATAGTGTTTCTCAGGTTCTGAATCTTGATACACCGCGAACAGATATTCCAGATGTGCCAATTACTGAGATTCATCTCCCATCAGTGATTGACCTTGAAGAAATAGGTGGGAAACGGGGTCACATGCAGGCTGCTTTTGAGGAAGTTTCGTCAATAATGGTCGAGAAGTGGCCTTCTAATACTGAAAGAATTTATCCAGAACTTTATCGTGGATTACTGGCTAGGCGAGGATGA
- a CDS encoding ATP-binding protein, protein MIIKELKEIDLFRDTTDEELDEDVKGVMVELKKGDHLFHEGDCARSFYIFLDGTLEIYRIIRGEKLSIGYFTKGMSGGEVPLLSGSRHLANGMAVTDMKIFKVDEDDFWFMLGNCSTVRGKILSNMSSRMFDLTHLSFQREKLASLGTMAAGLAHELNNPASAAKRTAESLANTIHEFDIFSSEILKYYMFKDEADKKGFPFKPIEEAINVNGVELDAIERNDLEDELAEWMEGHGVGDPWELASILVSVGFTKRMLNDFSENLKPDQVVNFLNWLPRDVEMRKLAKELVESTSRISELVSAMKAYSYMDKTHEKRKIDLHEGIENTVIILNHKLKQKSVTLKKEFDYKIPGISAYGGELNQVWTNLIDNAIDAVSVGGSITIRTGMSDNGSDTVNVEITDNGRGIPADVQDKIFDPFFTTKAPGEGSGLGLEITYRIIVNQHKGSIGFESRPGFTKFSVCLPVDL, encoded by the coding sequence ATGATCATAAAAGAACTGAAGGAAATAGATCTCTTCCGCGATACCACGGACGAAGAGCTGGATGAGGACGTAAAGGGCGTGATGGTCGAATTGAAAAAAGGCGACCATCTTTTTCACGAGGGGGATTGCGCCAGGAGTTTTTATATCTTCCTCGACGGCACGCTCGAAATCTACAGGATTATCAGAGGAGAAAAGCTCAGCATCGGCTACTTCACCAAAGGCATGTCCGGCGGCGAGGTTCCGCTTCTTTCCGGCAGCAGGCATCTCGCGAACGGAATGGCGGTAACCGATATGAAGATCTTCAAAGTCGATGAGGATGATTTCTGGTTCATGCTCGGCAACTGCTCGACCGTGAGGGGGAAAATATTATCGAACATGTCGTCGAGGATGTTCGATCTCACGCATCTCTCGTTCCAGAGGGAAAAACTCGCCTCGCTCGGCACGATGGCTGCCGGTCTCGCCCATGAACTGAATAACCCGGCTTCTGCGGCGAAGAGGACGGCCGAGAGCCTGGCGAATACTATCCATGAGTTCGACATTTTTTCCTCCGAGATACTGAAATATTACATGTTCAAGGACGAAGCGGATAAAAAGGGCTTTCCGTTCAAGCCGATCGAAGAGGCTATAAATGTAAACGGCGTTGAGCTCGATGCGATCGAACGGAACGATCTGGAGGACGAGCTCGCGGAGTGGATGGAAGGGCACGGCGTCGGCGACCCCTGGGAGCTTGCGTCCATCCTGGTGTCCGTCGGTTTTACGAAGCGCATGCTCAATGATTTTTCGGAGAACCTGAAACCGGACCAGGTCGTCAATTTTCTGAACTGGCTGCCGAGAGACGTCGAGATGCGGAAGCTGGCGAAGGAGCTCGTCGAAAGCACCTCCAGGATATCGGAGCTCGTTTCGGCGATGAAAGCTTATTCATACATGGACAAGACACATGAGAAGAGGAAGATAGATCTGCACGAAGGCATTGAAAATACTGTCATCATCCTGAATCATAAACTCAAACAAAAGAGCGTTACGCTGAAAAAGGAGTTCGATTATAAAATTCCCGGCATTTCGGCGTACGGCGGCGAGCTCAACCAGGTATGGACCAACCTGATCGACAATGCGATCGACGCCGTGTCCGTCGGCGGATCGATCACGATCAGGACGGGTATGAGCGATAACGGGTCGGATACCGTGAACGTGGAAATCACGGATAACGGCAGGGGGATCCCGGCTGACGTGCAGGATAAGATTTTCGACCCTTTTTTTACGACCAAGGCCCCCGGCGAGGGATCGGGCCTCGGCCTCGAGATAACTTATCGTATCATAGTAAATCAGCACAAGGGGAGTATAGGTTTCGAATCCAGGCCGGGTTTTACGAAATTTTCCGTTTGTCTGCCTGTTGACCTGTAA
- a CDS encoding cytochrome c biogenesis protein CcdA → MEFIDTIWTNSSAFISGSIDYRSIFAVPLALFAGVIAGLNPCCLPIYPAAAGCCAALRRETVRGNLWIATLFILGGSVVTTILGVISALAGKVFGQLGSWPFYAISIFPIIFGLYLLKVIPLRLPTFSGMSLKVNGHFGAFVVGGLLGVVITPCATPILAGLLSYVAATGDPLWGGMLLFIYGIGLGIPIILVGTTFASLLSRLSSDKARRWSDNVTGVLLLGVGLYLIWIA, encoded by the coding sequence TTGGAATTTATAGATACGATTTGGACGAATAGCTCTGCCTTTATATCAGGCTCTATTGATTACAGGAGTATTTTTGCAGTGCCATTGGCCCTCTTTGCCGGTGTCATAGCCGGTCTAAATCCATGCTGTCTTCCAATTTACCCGGCAGCGGCGGGCTGCTGTGCGGCACTTAGACGGGAAACCGTTCGTGGAAATTTATGGATTGCCACACTCTTTATTTTGGGCGGTAGTGTTGTTACAACCATTCTTGGAGTAATCTCGGCTCTAGCGGGCAAAGTATTTGGTCAATTAGGTTCTTGGCCTTTTTATGCTATTTCAATTTTTCCAATAATATTCGGGTTGTATTTACTTAAGGTTATCCCTCTGCGGTTGCCTACGTTTTCGGGCATGAGTTTAAAAGTAAACGGTCATTTTGGAGCTTTCGTTGTGGGTGGATTGTTGGGAGTGGTGATTACTCCCTGTGCAACACCAATTCTTGCCGGTTTACTTTCCTATGTAGCAGCCACGGGTGATCCGCTTTGGGGTGGAATGCTCCTTTTTATCTATGGCATTGGTTTGGGTATTCCTATCATATTGGTAGGAACAACTTTCGCTTCGCTACTCTCTCGACTTTCCAGCGATAAAGCCCGCCGCTGGTCCGATAACGTAACCGGTGTGCTTCTGTTAGGTGTTGGGCTTTACTTGATCTGGATTGCGTAA
- a CDS encoding UBP-type zinc finger domain-containing protein — protein MSSGNGPCDHFSGWQPIPPKTHVCEKCVETGDKWVHLRACQTCGGVHCCDASKNKHATKHYRETGHPIVISAERGERWAWCYEDEIFAEY, from the coding sequence ATGTCATCGGGTAACGGACCCTGCGACCACTTCAGCGGGTGGCAGCCCATACCTCCCAAAACACACGTGTGCGAGAAATGCGTCGAGACGGGGGATAAGTGGGTCCATCTGAGGGCCTGTCAGACATGCGGTGGGGTGCATTGCTGCGACGCATCGAAGAATAAACACGCTACGAAGCACTACCGGGAGACGGGCCATCCTATAGTCATCTCTGCCGAGCGCGGCGAAAGATGGGCGTGGTGCTACGAAGATGAAATTTTCGCCGAATATTGA
- a CDS encoding FAD-dependent oxidoreductase translates to MKKPMIFAIDDDNSVIRAIERDLRKYYGKDYRILTAQTGEEALESLNRLKLRNEVVALFVSDQRMPGLSGVDFLVRAKDIYPDAKRALLTAYSDTDSAIKAINEVQLDYYLMKPWDPPEERLYPVLNDLLDEWQASYRPDFNGLKLVGYQWSPHSHAIKEFLAGNLIPYQWLDVELNEKAQELVGVSGIDNKDLPAAFFDDGSYLTNPDFTSLARKLGLKSEASQEVYDVVIIGAGPAGLAAAVYGASEGLKTLLVEKKAPGGQAGTSSMIENYLGFPSGLSGEELTRRAITQAARLGAEVLTPQEVTDIRLKDMYKIIKLSDGKELNALCLIIASGVDYRRLDAERVNDYTGAGIYYGSCRTEAHACKGKDVYIVGGGNSAGQSAMYLSKFARNVFILIRGNSLTSSMSQYLIEQISRTGNISVLSRTRVVEVNGNGRLESIVIEDMESGERRTAETQSLFIFIGMRPITDWIKLDLIKNERGYIETGRDLFNYENFRSIWKLERSPYLLESSIPGIFAAGDVRSGAMNRVASAVGEGSMAIKFIHEYINRS, encoded by the coding sequence ATGAAAAAACCCATGATCTTCGCGATCGATGACGACAATTCCGTGATCAGGGCGATCGAAAGGGACCTAAGAAAATATTATGGAAAGGACTACAGGATATTGACCGCTCAAACGGGTGAAGAAGCCCTCGAGAGTTTAAACAGGCTTAAGCTGCGGAACGAAGTCGTCGCGCTCTTCGTTTCCGATCAGAGAATGCCCGGGCTTTCAGGGGTGGATTTCCTGGTCCGCGCAAAAGACATTTACCCGGACGCGAAAAGGGCGCTGCTTACGGCCTATTCCGACACCGACTCCGCGATAAAGGCGATAAACGAAGTGCAGCTCGACTATTATCTCATGAAGCCCTGGGACCCGCCCGAAGAGAGGCTCTATCCCGTATTAAACGACCTCCTGGATGAATGGCAGGCATCATACAGGCCCGACTTCAACGGGCTCAAGCTCGTGGGTTATCAATGGTCTCCCCATTCGCACGCGATAAAGGAGTTCCTGGCCGGCAACCTGATTCCCTATCAATGGCTCGACGTCGAGCTTAACGAGAAGGCGCAGGAGCTGGTCGGGGTGTCGGGGATCGATAATAAAGACCTGCCTGCAGCCTTTTTCGACGACGGCTCATATCTGACGAATCCCGATTTCACTTCACTCGCGCGAAAGCTGGGTCTTAAATCGGAGGCTTCTCAGGAAGTTTACGACGTCGTGATAATCGGAGCGGGGCCTGCGGGACTGGCGGCTGCGGTGTACGGGGCGTCCGAGGGCCTGAAGACCCTCCTCGTCGAGAAGAAAGCCCCGGGAGGTCAGGCGGGTACGAGCTCGATGATAGAAAATTATCTCGGGTTTCCGAGCGGACTGAGCGGAGAAGAGCTCACGCGCCGTGCTATTACACAGGCCGCGAGGCTCGGGGCCGAAGTCCTCACGCCTCAGGAAGTCACCGACATACGGCTTAAGGATATGTACAAGATAATAAAGCTTTCCGACGGAAAGGAGCTGAACGCCCTCTGCCTTATAATCGCGTCGGGCGTCGATTACAGGCGATTGGACGCCGAGCGTGTCAACGACTATACCGGCGCCGGTATTTACTACGGGTCATGCAGGACGGAAGCCCATGCCTGCAAAGGTAAAGACGTATATATAGTGGGCGGCGGAAATTCGGCAGGCCAGTCAGCCATGTACTTATCGAAATTCGCAAGGAATGTGTTCATTCTGATAAGAGGAAATTCTCTCACTTCCTCAATGTCGCAATATCTAATCGAGCAGATATCGCGTACCGGAAATATTTCAGTTCTGAGCAGAACGCGGGTCGTCGAAGTCAATGGGAACGGCAGGCTGGAGAGCATCGTGATCGAAGACATGGAATCGGGAGAGCGGAGGACGGCCGAGACCCAGTCGCTATTTATCTTCATAGGCATGCGCCCAATCACGGACTGGATAAAGCTCGACCTGATAAAGAACGAAAGAGGGTATATCGAGACGGGCAGGGACCTCTTTAATTACGAGAATTTCAGGTCGATCTGGAAGCTCGAGCGGAGCCCCTATCTCCTGGAATCCAGCATCCCCGGCATATTCGCTGCGGGAGACGTCAGGTCGGGCGCGATGAACCGCGTAGCTTCCGCTGTCGGCGAAGGGTCGATGGCGATAAAGTTCATACACGAGTATATAAACAGATCATGA
- a CDS encoding NAD(P)/FAD-dependent oxidoreductase, with amino-acid sequence MTYDAVIIGAGHNGIVTGIYLAKAGWKVLVLERNDRPGGAVRTAEVTLPGFRHDLFATNLNLFAGSPFYNEFREDLHKEGLEFVNNPNAFGSAFPDGGWLGVSTDLSATLDGIRKYSPRDAESWSDLLERFKRNAPHLFPLLGAAMPSLKLVSGMWSGVRACGLDWLRDTAQLAVSSPRDFLDANFESEEVKSLVAPWGMHLDFPPDAAGGALICYLETMADQLNGMVIGRGGCGNLIGALTGLFKSLGGELRCGTEVAGVEVSSGRAAGVRIDDGEVIHANKAVVANTAPTVLFGKLLGPDKLPGRFNDRVRKYRYGPGAMMIHAALSDLPGWTGGEGLKKFMYVHLAPCLGDMARTYVEAMSGLLPSSPMLVVGQPTAVDPSRAPDGRHVLWIMVRSLPAEVNGDARREIDGRDWDDIKEVYADRVMDKLAEYAPDIKSKVLARTVLSPKDLERSNPNLVGGDSVCGSHHLYQNYFMRPFPGWSRYKTPIKNLYMVGAATWPGAGTGAGSGRLLGKMLTRA; translated from the coding sequence GTGACATACGACGCCGTTATCATTGGGGCGGGGCATAACGGGATAGTCACAGGCATATACCTTGCGAAAGCAGGATGGAAGGTCCTCGTCCTCGAAAGGAACGACAGGCCCGGCGGGGCTGTGCGTACCGCGGAGGTGACTCTTCCGGGCTTCCGGCATGATCTCTTCGCGACAAACCTTAACCTCTTCGCAGGCTCGCCGTTTTATAACGAATTCAGAGAAGACCTGCATAAAGAGGGGCTCGAGTTCGTGAATAACCCCAATGCGTTCGGCTCCGCCTTTCCCGACGGTGGATGGCTCGGGGTCTCGACGGATCTCTCCGCGACTCTCGATGGTATAAGGAAATACTCTCCGCGCGACGCGGAAAGCTGGAGCGACCTGCTGGAAAGGTTCAAACGAAATGCGCCTCACCTCTTTCCTCTCCTTGGCGCGGCCATGCCGTCTCTGAAACTCGTTTCGGGAATGTGGAGCGGGGTGCGGGCTTGCGGTCTCGACTGGCTCCGCGACACGGCGCAGCTCGCGGTCTCGTCGCCGCGCGATTTCCTCGATGCGAACTTCGAATCGGAAGAAGTGAAATCGCTCGTGGCGCCGTGGGGCATGCACCTCGATTTCCCGCCCGACGCGGCGGGCGGGGCGCTCATCTGCTATCTCGAAACCATGGCCGACCAGCTTAACGGAATGGTGATTGGAAGGGGCGGCTGCGGGAACCTCATCGGCGCGCTCACGGGCCTTTTCAAGAGTCTCGGGGGCGAGCTAAGGTGCGGTACCGAGGTCGCGGGCGTTGAGGTTTCCTCGGGACGCGCTGCGGGAGTGAGGATAGATGACGGAGAGGTTATCCATGCGAATAAGGCAGTCGTGGCCAATACGGCTCCGACCGTGCTCTTCGGAAAGCTCCTCGGCCCGGATAAGCTGCCGGGGAGGTTCAACGATAGGGTGAGGAAGTACCGCTACGGTCCGGGCGCGATGATGATACACGCAGCCCTCAGCGATCTCCCCGGATGGACAGGAGGGGAGGGGCTTAAGAAATTTATGTATGTGCATCTCGCACCCTGTCTCGGGGACATGGCACGGACCTACGTAGAAGCGATGTCGGGACTCCTCCCTTCGAGCCCGATGCTCGTCGTGGGACAGCCGACTGCGGTCGATCCATCGAGGGCTCCCGATGGCAGGCACGTGCTCTGGATAATGGTTCGTTCGCTTCCGGCTGAGGTAAATGGCGATGCGCGAAGAGAGATCGACGGCAGGGACTGGGACGACATAAAAGAGGTTTACGCCGACCGCGTGATGGACAAGCTCGCGGAATACGCTCCCGACATAAAAAGCAAGGTGCTCGCAAGGACGGTGCTTTCGCCCAAGGATCTCGAACGCTCGAATCCCAATCTGGTGGGCGGCGACAGCGTCTGCGGGAGCCACCACTTGTATCAGAACTACTTCATGAGGCCCTTCCCCGGATGGTCTCGTTACAAGACTCCTATCAAGAACCTCTACATGGTTGGAGCCGCTACATGGCCCGGTGCGGGCACGGGCGCGGGTTCTGGAAGGCTTCTGGGGAAAATGCTGACAAGGGCATAG
- a CDS encoding tyrosine-type recombinase/integrase, with the protein MASLYQDKGVWFAIFTVNYKQKWIKIGKMSKTAAKEALRKLEERHEKKKHGLFDDTKISFKDYSNEYLEFSKSNKAENSYKRDITTLKNLASYFGTKPLSQITSHHIEKYKMMRLEEVAPRTVNIELRCLSHMFNKAVEWEYISDSPYKGIRQLTFQKKPPRFLAKDEVQKLLDHASNWLRPILVVMLNTGIREGERTKLRFKDIDFNKNRILIHSPKTKSYRAIPMNKEVKETLLRLKDNFISLNSYVTSERKPHQKEYVFCNEDGSPVLKIKKALANACKKAGLKGVTPHTLRHTFASHLVMSGVDLNTVQRLLGHTSISTTLIYSHLTEDHLARGVERLNWDNTSN; encoded by the coding sequence ATGGCGTCACTGTATCAGGACAAAGGCGTTTGGTTCGCGATTTTCACGGTCAACTATAAACAGAAATGGATCAAGATAGGGAAGATGTCTAAAACCGCCGCTAAAGAAGCTTTGCGGAAACTCGAAGAACGGCATGAAAAAAAGAAACATGGGTTGTTTGATGATACGAAAATATCCTTTAAGGATTACTCAAATGAGTACCTTGAATTCTCAAAGTCCAACAAAGCGGAAAACAGCTATAAAAGAGACATAACAACCCTAAAAAATCTTGCTTCGTACTTCGGGACCAAACCCCTCTCACAAATTACTTCTCACCATATTGAAAAATACAAAATGATGAGACTAGAAGAAGTTGCTCCGCGCACAGTAAATATAGAGCTCCGGTGTCTTTCCCATATGTTCAATAAGGCTGTTGAGTGGGAATACATTTCGGATTCTCCTTATAAAGGGATTAGACAGCTTACCTTTCAAAAGAAGCCGCCGCGGTTCCTGGCAAAGGACGAAGTGCAAAAACTGTTAGATCATGCATCAAATTGGCTACGCCCTATCCTCGTCGTAATGCTAAATACAGGAATTAGAGAGGGTGAGAGAACAAAATTGAGATTTAAAGACATTGATTTTAACAAGAACAGAATCTTAATCCATTCCCCTAAAACAAAGAGCTACAGGGCAATTCCAATGAATAAGGAAGTGAAAGAGACTCTGTTACGGCTAAAGGATAATTTTATATCACTTAATTCCTATGTAACCTCTGAGAGGAAGCCCCATCAGAAGGAATACGTATTTTGTAACGAAGACGGTTCCCCGGTCCTTAAAATCAAGAAGGCTCTTGCGAACGCCTGTAAGAAGGCAGGGTTAAAGGGGGTTACCCCCCACACACTGAGACACACCTTTGCGTCCCACTTGGTTATGAGCGGAGTCGATTTAAATACGGTTCAGCGGCTCTTGGGGCATACGAGTATAAGTACTACATTGATCTATTCCCATCTTACGGAGGATCATTTGGCGAGGGGTGTGGAGAGGTTGAATTGGGATAACACTTCTAATTGA